One Coffea arabica cultivar ET-39 chromosome 5e, Coffea Arabica ET-39 HiFi, whole genome shotgun sequence DNA segment encodes these proteins:
- the LOC113688316 gene encoding G-type lectin S-receptor-like serine/threonine-protein kinase SD2-5, translating into MPTRFPFEDLKIATANFSKKLGQGGFGSVFEGSLRDGTKVAVKCLDGIGQVKKSFLAEVESIGSIHHVNLVRLVGFCAEKSHRLLVYEFMSNGSLEKWIYRQGQEIVLDWKCRRKIVLDIAKGLTYLHEDCRQKIIHLDIKPQNILLDDKFNAKLSDFGLSKLIDRDQSQVVTTMRGTPGYLAPEWLSAVITEKVDVYSFGAVVVSFLSRVRLREDRGEIEQI; encoded by the coding sequence ATGCCAACTAGATTTCCATTTGAAGATTTAAAAATTGCAACAGCAAATTTTAGTAAGAAACTTGGGCAGGGAGGATTTGGCTCAGTTTTTGAAGGTTCGCTTAGAGATGGCACTAAGGTTGCAGTAAAATGTCTTGATGGAATTGGTCAAGTGAAGAAATCATTTTTGGCTGAGGTGGAAAGTATTGGTAGCATTCATCATGTTAACTTGGTAAGATTGGTAGGTTTTTGTGCAGAAAAATCTCACCGACTTTTAGTTTATGAATTCATGAGTAATGGATCTCTAGAGAAGTGGATCTATagacaaggccaagaaattgtccttGACTGGAAATGCAGGAGGAAAATAGTACTTGATATAGCCAAGGGGTTAACTTATCTCCATGAAGATTGTAGAcagaaaattattcatttggATATAAAGCCCCAAAACATTCTTTTGGATGATAAGTTCAATGCTAAGCTATCTGACTTTGGGCTCTCCAAGCTAATTGATAGAGACCAAAGCCAAGTTGTTACCACTATGAGAGGTACTCCTGGCTATCTGGCTCCAGAGTGGCTCTCTGCAGTTATTACAGAGAAAGTAGATGTCTATAGCTTTGGAGCTGTTGTGGTTAGCTTCCTGAGCAGGGTAAGGTTAAGAGAAGACAGAGGAGAAATAGAACAGATCTGA